The genome window ACGGGCCGCATGAACGCCAATCGCCAGGTGCTGCCCAGCGCGCAACTGGCCAACGGAGCCTGGTTCGTGCGCTTGGACAATGGCTTCGAGCGCGTGACGCTCCGGGTGCCGCTGGCCCGCTGAGCCGAACAGGACTGGATCATGGCGAGGCCCTCAAAGGAGGGCCTCGCTTCATTCAGGGGCAACGCATCCGCCCGTACTTTGCGCCTCCTCCATGGACCACCTGCTCGAAAGCGCCATCCGCATCGCCGCCAAGGTGCACAAGGGCCAGACCGACCGCTTCGGCAAGCCCTACATCCTGCATGTGATGCGTGTGATGATGCGCGGACAGGAATTCGATGAGCAGGTGCTCGGCGCCCTGCACGATGTGCTCGAGCGATCGGAGCTGACCATGGCCGAGCTCGAGAAGAAAGGCTTCCCGCCCCGCGTGCTCAAGGCATTGGACGCGATCACGCGCCGCGCTGACGAGACCTATGAGCAGTACATCGACCGCGTGGTGGAGGACTCGCTGGCCATCCGCGTGAAGATCAACGACCTCGCGGACAAGATGGACCTCCTGCATGTGGAGCAGCTGGACCCCAGTGACCTGAAGCGCTACAACAAGCAGCTGGCCGCCTACCACCGCATGAAGAAGCTGGTGCAGATGGCCAAGGCCCGCATGAGCGTGCCGGTGGAGAGCAAGCGCGCCTGAGAGCCTGTTTTGGATCTCTTCAAACTCGGCCTCCGTGCTCTTTTCCGTCCATACCTCGCCTGAAAATGATCCCGTAGACACCGCTACGCGATGATTTTCAGGCTTCGTCTGACCGAAAAATAGCCTCGGAGTCCATCGTTCAAGAGATCCCAAACAGGCTCAAAGCCTGACGCCATTCCATCGTGCTTCGTCGAACCGCGACAGAGGCCTTGTGGCATTGCATGTCGCGTCTTGGTACTTTTCCGTCCTTGGCCCTGAACACATGAAGCGCATCCTTGCCTCCCTTCTCCTCCTGCTCCCCGCATTCCTGATCGCCCAGGAGCCGGTGCGATTCGTTCATGAGCGCATCCATGTTGCACGCACGGAAGGGAAGGCCTTCACCGCTGTGCAGCTCTTGGTACCCGAGCGCGCTGGTGCAGAGTCTGATGCGCTCTGGTCAATGGCCGTGCGCGCTGCCGATGTGCTGCGCTTCGATGCTGCCGCTGCCAGCAGGTTGATGAGTGCGCCGGCTGAACGCATCGCCCTTGAGCTGCCGACGAGGACCGGCATGGTGATCATCGACCTTGTGCAAGCAGACCTCTTCGCCGATGGCTTCACGGTCACCGAATCCGCTAAAGGCGCTCATGCCGATGTGGGGCTTGGGATCCACTACCGCGGCGTGCTGCGCGGCGACCCGAACTCGCTGGCTGCGATCAGCATCTTCCCGGATCACGTCATGGGCATCGTCAGCGATGCGCAGGGAAGCCGTGTCCTGGGGCCCCTGGAGAATGACACGCAGCGGCGGCATGTGCTGTACCGCGATGCGGACCTTCTCGGCGACCCCGGCTTCTCCTGCGGCGTGAGCGATCGGATGGAAGCCTACACCAAGGAAGAGCTGATGCCGATCGGTGGGCGCAAGAGCATCAAGTGCTTGAACATCTATTGGGAGGCCGATTACGACCTCTTCCAGAACAAGGGCAGCGTGGCCAATGTCACCAGCTACCTCACCGGCCTCTTCAATCAGATGGCCATCCTCTTCGACAATGATGGCGTGGACATGCAGCTCTCGGAGATCTTCGTTTGGACCGAGGCGAGCCCGTACACCGGGACCAACAGCGCCCAGCAGCTCAGCAACTTCGGCACCTACCGGACCAGCTTCAACGGCAACCTCGCGCACCTGCTTGAGCTGAGCAACTACGGCGGAAGGGCCTATCTCAATACCATCTGCAGCAGCACCAGTGCGCGCATGGCGTACAGCGGGATCAATTCGAGCTACAGCAATGTGCCCACCTACAGCTGGAGCACGATGGTGGTGACCCATGAGACGGGGCACAACCTGGGCAGCAGCCATACGCATGCCTGCGTGTGGAACGGCAACAGCACCGCGATCGATGGGTGCGGGCCGAATGCGGGCTACACCGAGGGCTCGTGCCCCAATGCGGGACTTCCCTCCGGCGGCGGCACCATCATGAGCTATTGCCATCTGATCGGCGGAACGGGCATCAATCTCTCGTTGGGCTTCGGACCGCAACCAGCGGCCCTGATCGTGAACCGGGTGAACAGCGCAAGCTGCCTCGCCGCCTGCGGCACCAGTTGCGACCCGCCGCTGCCGCTCACCGTCACCAACCTCACCGCTGTGAGCGCCACCTTGGGCTGGGCCAACTTCGGCCTGGGCAATTACACCCTCCGCTGGAAGCCGACGAGCAGCGGCACATGGACCACCGTCACCGGCCTCACGGGCACCACCTACAGCCTCACTGGCCTCACGCAGAACACCGCCTACGAGTTCCAAGTGCTGAGCGTGTGCAGCGGAAGCAGTTCGGCGTACAGCGCCAGCACGCTTTTCACCACTCCGGTCCCTTGCGTGGACAACTACGAGCCGAACAACAGCACCGGGGCGGCGACGGTGGTCACGCTGCCCGCGTCGCGCAATGGCCTGATCAGCCCGACAGGCGACAATGACTATTTCCGTTTCACGCTGAGCGCGACGGGTACCATCAACATGAGCCTGAGCAATTTGCCGGCTGATTTCGATCTGAACCTGCGCAACAGTGCCGGGACCATCCTTGCCTCCTCATCAGCAGGAGGCACGAGCAATGAGTCCATCTCGTACGCGAACGCCGCGCCGGGCGATTATTACGCGCAGGTCTTCGGTTGGAACGGCGCCAACAATGGGTCGGTCTGCTATCTGCTCACCGTGAGTTACCAGGCGCCTGCGTGCAGCGCGCCGCAGGGGCTCAGCTCCAACAGCATCACGTACAACAGCGCGCAGATCACCTGGACCGCCGGTCTGACGGCGATCAGCTACGACCTGCGCTGGAAGCCCAGCGCGCTCACCACTTGGACCAACGTGAACGGCCTCACCACCACCAGCTACGCGCTCACGGGGCTCGATCCGCTCACGAGCTACGATGTGCAGGTTCGGTCGGTCTGCGATGGCGCAGGTTCGCAAGGCGGTAGCTCGAGCTACACGCAATCGCACACCTTCACCACGCTCGAGGCGCCGTGCGAGATCGTGCCGCGATCGGTGGTGGCCCCCAAGGTCTTCCTCGAAGGTCCGTACGAACAGGCCACGGGCCTGATGCTCGATAGCCTGCGCAAGCTGAACCTCATCCCGCTCACCGAGCCATACTCGGCCATGGGCTTCACCGTTACGGGGCCGACCACCTGCTCTGCCAGTCGGCTGCTGATCACGGGCAACGACGCCGTCGTCGATTGGGTGCTGGTCGAGCTGCGGCAGAACAGCTCGCCTTACACTATGCTGGAAGCGCGGGTCGGATTGGTGGAGCGCGATGGCGATGTGGTCGCTCCCGATGGCACCTCGCCCTTGGGCTTCTGTCCTGTGGCAGGAACCTATCGGGTGGCCGTCCGGCACCGGAACCACTTGGGCGCCATGACCGGCAGCGGAATCGCCCTGAGCGGCGCGGCCACCGTGGTGGACTTCACCCAGAGCGGCACCACGACTTACGGCACCAACGCGCGCAAAGCGATCGGCAGCGTGATGGCGCTCTGGGCCGGGAACGTGTGGACGGATGCCGCCCTGCGCTACACGGGCGAGTTCAATGACCGCGACCCCATCCTCACGGCCATCGGCGGCAGCGTGCCCACGGCTACGATTGCCGGATATCACCTGAGCGATGTGAACCTCGACGGCACCGTGAAGTACACCGGTCAGGACAACGACCGCGATCCAATCCTCACCAACATCGGCGGCAGCGTGCCCACCAGCACCTTGCTCGAGCAGTTGCCGTAGGACCCTGCAGTCCTTCCGTACGGCGCTTCAGGCCGGGCCGGAAGTGTTGAAAACCCTCATCGATCGTGGAAAACCGGAGTTTTCCACAGCCGTGAGCCCCTACGGTGGCAGGATACCTTCGGCCCATCGCCGCGAACCCGCGCCAATGCTGGGATCCGGCCTGAGGGCATGAGCAACGCGAGCTACGGGGAGGAGCATATTCGATCACTCGATTGGAAGGAGCATATCCGCCTGCGGCCGGGCATGTACATCGGCAAGCTGGGCGATGGCAGCAGCTACGACGACGGGATCTACATCCTGCTGAAGGAGGTGCTCGACAACTGCATCGACGAGTACGTGATGGGCCACGGCAAGAAGGTGGACATCACCATCGAGGGCGCGCGGGTCACCGTGCGTGATTACGGGCGCGGCGTTCCGCTGGGCAAGGTGGTCGATGTGGTGAGCAAGATCAACACCGGCGCCAAGTACGACAGCAAGGCCTTCAAGAAGAGCGTGGGATTGAACGGCGTGGGCACCAAGGCGGTGAACGCGCTGAGCAGCTATTTCAGGATCGAGAGCGTGCGCGACGGCGAGCTGATGAAGGCCGAGTTCGACCGCGGCGTGCTGCGCAAGAACAACAAGCCGGTGAAGACCGACGAGCCCAACGGCACGCGCGTCGTGTTCGAGCCCGATGAGCAGATGTTCCGCAACTACCAGTTCCGCGACCCGCACATCGAACGGCTGCTCCGGAACTACTGCTACCTGAACACCGGCCTGGCCATCTACTGCAACGGCACCAAGTACCAGAGCAAGGAAGGCCTCAAGGACCTCTTGACGGAGCGGATGGACGGCGAGCCGCTCTACCCCATCATCCACCTGCGCGGCGACGACATCGAAGTGGCCATCACGCACGCCAACCACTACGGCGAGGACTACTACAGCTTCGTGAACGGCCAGCACACCACGCAGGGCGGCACGCACCAGGGCGCCTTCCGCGAAGCGGTGGCCAAGACCATCAAGGATTTCTTCAAGAAGGATTGGGAGGCCGGCGATGTGCGCACGGGCATCGTGGCGGCCGTGGCCGTGAAGGTGATCGAGCCGGTGTTCGAGAGCCAGACCAAGACCAAGCTCGGCAGCCTCGAGATCGAGCCCGGTGGCCAGAGCATGCGCTCCTTCGTGGGCGACTTCATCGGCCGCGAGCTCGACAACTACCTGCACAAGCATCCCGAGGTCGCGCAAGTGCTGCTCGACCGCATCCAGCAGAACGAGCGGGAGCGCAAGGAGCTCAGCGGCATCCGGAAGCTGGCCCGTGAGCGCGCCAAGAAGGCCAGCCTGCACAACCGCAAGCTCCGCGACTGCCGCGTGCACCTCACCGACAGCAAGAAGGACGATGCGCGCAAGCTGCTCAC of Flavobacteriales bacterium contains these proteins:
- a CDS encoding phosphohydrolase codes for the protein MDHLLESAIRIAAKVHKGQTDRFGKPYILHVMRVMMRGQEFDEQVLGALHDVLERSELTMAELEKKGFPPRVLKALDAITRRADETYEQYIDRVVEDSLAIRVKINDLADKMDLLHVEQLDPSDLKRYNKQLAAYHRMKKLVQMAKARMSVPVESKRA
- a CDS encoding fibronectin type III domain-containing protein — translated: MKRILASLLLLLPAFLIAQEPVRFVHERIHVARTEGKAFTAVQLLVPERAGAESDALWSMAVRAADVLRFDAAAASRLMSAPAERIALELPTRTGMVIIDLVQADLFADGFTVTESAKGAHADVGLGIHYRGVLRGDPNSLAAISIFPDHVMGIVSDAQGSRVLGPLENDTQRRHVLYRDADLLGDPGFSCGVSDRMEAYTKEELMPIGGRKSIKCLNIYWEADYDLFQNKGSVANVTSYLTGLFNQMAILFDNDGVDMQLSEIFVWTEASPYTGTNSAQQLSNFGTYRTSFNGNLAHLLELSNYGGRAYLNTICSSTSARMAYSGINSSYSNVPTYSWSTMVVTHETGHNLGSSHTHACVWNGNSTAIDGCGPNAGYTEGSCPNAGLPSGGGTIMSYCHLIGGTGINLSLGFGPQPAALIVNRVNSASCLAACGTSCDPPLPLTVTNLTAVSATLGWANFGLGNYTLRWKPTSSGTWTTVTGLTGTTYSLTGLTQNTAYEFQVLSVCSGSSSAYSASTLFTTPVPCVDNYEPNNSTGAATVVTLPASRNGLISPTGDNDYFRFTLSATGTINMSLSNLPADFDLNLRNSAGTILASSSAGGTSNESISYANAAPGDYYAQVFGWNGANNGSVCYLLTVSYQAPACSAPQGLSSNSITYNSAQITWTAGLTAISYDLRWKPSALTTWTNVNGLTTTSYALTGLDPLTSYDVQVRSVCDGAGSQGGSSSYTQSHTFTTLEAPCEIVPRSVVAPKVFLEGPYEQATGLMLDSLRKLNLIPLTEPYSAMGFTVTGPTTCSASRLLITGNDAVVDWVLVELRQNSSPYTMLEARVGLVERDGDVVAPDGTSPLGFCPVAGTYRVAVRHRNHLGAMTGSGIALSGAATVVDFTQSGTTTYGTNARKAIGSVMALWAGNVWTDAALRYTGEFNDRDPILTAIGGSVPTATIAGYHLSDVNLDGTVKYTGQDNDRDPILTNIGGSVPTSTLLEQLP
- a CDS encoding type IIA DNA topoisomerase subunit B encodes the protein MSNASYGEEHIRSLDWKEHIRLRPGMYIGKLGDGSSYDDGIYILLKEVLDNCIDEYVMGHGKKVDITIEGARVTVRDYGRGVPLGKVVDVVSKINTGAKYDSKAFKKSVGLNGVGTKAVNALSSYFRIESVRDGELMKAEFDRGVLRKNNKPVKTDEPNGTRVVFEPDEQMFRNYQFRDPHIERLLRNYCYLNTGLAIYCNGTKYQSKEGLKDLLTERMDGEPLYPIIHLRGDDIEVAITHANHYGEDYYSFVNGQHTTQGGTHQGAFREAVAKTIKDFFKKDWEAGDVRTGIVAAVAVKVIEPVFESQTKTKLGSLEIEPGGQSMRSFVGDFIGRELDNYLHKHPEVAQVLLDRIQQNERERKELSGIRKLARERAKKASLHNRKLRDCRVHLTDSKKDDARKLLTTLFITEGDSASGSITKSRNVETQAVFSLKGKPLNCYGLTKKVVYENEEFNLIQAALDIEDGMDGLRYNRIVIATDADVDGMHIRLLLMTFFLQFFPEVVKNDHLYILQTPLFRVRNKKETIYCYSDEERQRAILKLGKGHEITRFKGLGEISPDEFKHFIGEDIRLEPVMITKDASVHELLEFYMGKNTPARQEFIIENLKVEKDLVEEQAIDPVKVIARKLEEVEEEA